A window of the Virgibacillus pantothenticus genome harbors these coding sequences:
- the gpG gene encoding phage tail assembly chaperone G codes for MKYYDEKTKSLTLVTGVKGKELETKTYQYPFFVKGIFTKKAIDLGAELEKNGYAVRADMFDRLTNFAVELYGKRFDQDDLVNGIDSRNIVETYLSIIMGVLQGDTSKNE; via the coding sequence ATGAAATATTATGACGAAAAAACCAAAAGCCTAACCCTTGTGACGGGTGTTAAAGGAAAAGAGCTTGAAACTAAAACATATCAATATCCTTTTTTCGTTAAAGGAATTTTCACTAAAAAAGCAATAGATTTGGGAGCAGAACTCGAAAAGAATGGTTATGCAGTACGAGCGGATATGTTTGACCGTTTGACCAATTTCGCGGTTGAACTTTACGGAAAACGTTTTGATCAAGATGATCTGGTCAACGGGATAGACTCAAGAAACATCGTTGAAACCTATCTATCTATAATAATGGGCGTTTTACAAGGCGATACGTCAAAAAACGAGTAG
- a CDS encoding phage tail tape measure protein, translating to MAIGGTPVGNMVIKVDLDSTGVEKSMTGLQRQLKSSNKAMGAQLSAFDRGEKSSKKYGVMIEGLTNRHRIQARMVEEARKKYQSMANEYGENSVKAQKASQELNEQIALYQETGRELDKVSAEFKDFQRMQDMQSKGWYKVADGMVQTGTKMQAVGRQMTDFGKGYTMKVTTPIVAGGVAAFKMASDFESAFAGVRKTVDASEKEYKKLETGIRNMAKELPVAATDIAAVAESAGQLGIENKSILKFTKTVIDLGEATNMTREQAATEFARFANIVNMSQKDFDRLGSSVVSLGNNMATTESEIMSMAMRLAAQGAQVGMTEAQIMALSATMSSLGIEAEAGGTAMTTVLKKIDKAVGDGGKSLQGFANAAGVSSSDFAKAWKKDPVTALDMFIKGLDKSSKEGKNLTTILSDLGIKGIREADTILRMAGASDLLSEAVDNSTTAWEENSALTKEAEQRYKTTESQMKILMNRIKDIGITLGAALIPAVLDALEAAEPFIKKIEDGAQAFSEMEKSQQQTILKLIALTAAVGPAAIGLGQVSMGIGGILKVSGNLTKTLGKAGGTGTLGAISGLSRAGVVGLAIAGVVGLSAAIYKFRQKSKETEEVNIDLAKSLSDQASSLESSVEIFDKLSGKAKISNDELARLNDLNIRISQSSNPGEIAELQKQYDFLAQKSGLSKDELEKLFKANEDIIKQSPDVKTQVSEQGNAFARNTDEVKKQIQALRDLSESQIKGERAKLLDQETEARKRINEQTDLLEKKEQRLGFLYENQNMSKGKIEQRVSEINEKIKAGNLTEEESWLLDQERTDLLNIKNGKIGETVEKLQGESKEIQKSIDKEQEKIDKLEATNQQLANIYLKNVGINEEGNKGLLALDQSIIKNNQEIEKLLQKKQKTGELTQEEQNRLTKLQETTQQQEEQKLKIFEELGLYNNINSLLDTKLSKLSQTKQRKIEDLAKTAEIKAEEGNIVKQIQNKNNKLLETRKQLVKNLEKEGANKQEIRNQISELDTKIGKNDDVLVKILKEADLWDEVKDEINLGSKAIDNQGGKIDNNNKKTDAGIKKEEKRTKEASKDVTKEVKVTDMRTIYDLNKRAIEMIKKPVKVDDKGSIASLNKKAENPVTKVINFVGKGLSKLKFWAKGTPPSGHPGGHAVLGDGKGFNAGSELARLPNGKMFLSADKPTFYPNLPKGTHVLPARETKRILKSAPMRYAQGTKNWQSLVEPSRLRNNEFMALLALNAKDSKTTVEVPIQNPSRNDKDYTKDLLDATLEQNNILMQILAKDNNVYLDSRSLGRGIEPTVTEIQKRNKRVRDSFA from the coding sequence ATGGCAATTGGTGGCACTCCTGTGGGTAATATGGTCATTAAAGTTGACCTTGATAGCACAGGCGTAGAGAAGTCCATGACAGGGTTGCAAAGACAACTTAAGTCATCCAACAAAGCTATGGGAGCCCAACTTTCTGCATTTGATCGTGGCGAAAAATCGTCAAAAAAATATGGTGTGATGATCGAAGGATTAACCAATAGACACCGCATTCAAGCCCGTATGGTTGAAGAAGCTAGAAAGAAATACCAATCCATGGCTAATGAATATGGGGAAAACAGCGTAAAAGCACAAAAGGCATCGCAAGAGCTCAACGAACAGATAGCACTATATCAAGAAACAGGGCGAGAATTAGATAAAGTTAGTGCTGAATTTAAAGATTTCCAACGAATGCAAGATATGCAGTCTAAAGGTTGGTATAAAGTCGCTGACGGAATGGTTCAAACTGGAACGAAAATGCAAGCCGTAGGACGCCAGATGACAGACTTTGGTAAAGGATACACGATGAAGGTAACTACTCCGATCGTTGCAGGGGGAGTAGCGGCTTTTAAGATGGCAAGTGACTTTGAAAGTGCATTTGCTGGAGTTAGGAAGACAGTAGATGCAAGCGAGAAGGAATATAAAAAGCTGGAAACTGGTATTAGAAATATGGCTAAAGAATTACCGGTAGCAGCAACAGATATTGCGGCGGTCGCCGAAAGTGCAGGTCAACTTGGGATAGAAAATAAGAGTATTCTCAAGTTTACAAAAACTGTTATCGATCTAGGTGAAGCTACTAATATGACAAGAGAGCAGGCAGCAACAGAGTTTGCTAGATTTGCAAATATTGTTAACATGAGCCAAAAGGACTTTGATCGACTAGGATCGTCTGTTGTCTCTCTGGGTAATAATATGGCTACAACAGAATCTGAAATCATGTCCATGGCAATGCGTTTAGCCGCCCAAGGTGCACAAGTTGGGATGACAGAAGCACAAATCATGGCTTTGTCAGCAACGATGTCCAGTCTAGGAATAGAAGCAGAAGCGGGCGGAACAGCCATGACCACAGTTCTCAAGAAAATTGATAAGGCTGTTGGTGACGGCGGAAAGTCACTGCAAGGGTTTGCGAATGCTGCAGGTGTATCATCGTCCGATTTTGCTAAAGCATGGAAAAAAGACCCGGTTACCGCACTTGATATGTTTATCAAGGGACTCGATAAGTCATCAAAAGAAGGAAAAAATTTAACTACAATCCTATCTGATTTGGGCATCAAAGGTATACGTGAAGCAGATACTATTTTGAGAATGGCTGGAGCTAGTGACCTACTTTCAGAAGCTGTGGACAATTCAACTACGGCATGGGAAGAAAACAGTGCATTAACAAAAGAAGCAGAACAACGATACAAAACAACGGAATCACAAATGAAAATCTTAATGAACCGAATAAAAGATATTGGCATTACCCTAGGTGCTGCCTTGATACCCGCTGTTTTAGATGCATTAGAAGCGGCTGAACCGTTTATTAAAAAGATAGAAGACGGTGCTCAAGCATTCAGTGAAATGGAAAAAAGCCAGCAACAAACCATTTTAAAATTAATAGCTTTAACGGCTGCTGTCGGTCCTGCCGCAATTGGTTTAGGACAAGTATCGATGGGAATTGGCGGCATTTTAAAGGTTAGTGGAAATCTCACAAAAACACTTGGTAAAGCAGGTGGAACTGGAACGTTGGGTGCAATTTCTGGTTTATCAAGAGCGGGCGTTGTTGGTTTAGCAATTGCGGGAGTAGTTGGGCTTTCTGCAGCGATTTATAAGTTTCGCCAGAAGTCAAAAGAAACCGAAGAAGTAAATATCGATCTTGCTAAGTCATTAAGCGATCAGGCTAGTAGCCTTGAAAGTAGTGTGGAGATATTTGATAAATTGTCTGGAAAAGCAAAAATAAGTAACGATGAACTCGCTAGGCTTAACGACTTAAATATCCGTATATCTCAATCTAGCAATCCAGGTGAAATCGCCGAGTTGCAAAAACAGTATGATTTTCTCGCCCAAAAATCAGGGTTATCAAAAGATGAGCTTGAGAAATTGTTTAAAGCAAATGAAGACATTATTAAACAGTCACCAGATGTTAAAACGCAAGTAAGCGAACAAGGTAATGCCTTTGCTAGAAATACAGATGAAGTAAAGAAACAAATCCAGGCACTTAGGGATTTATCGGAATCTCAAATAAAAGGTGAACGAGCGAAGCTACTAGATCAAGAAACTGAGGCGCGCAAAAGAATAAATGAACAAACCGATTTACTCGAAAAGAAAGAGCAACGTTTAGGTTTTCTTTACGAAAATCAAAATATGTCTAAAGGAAAAATTGAACAAAGGGTTTCTGAAATTAACGAAAAAATAAAAGCTGGCAATTTAACAGAAGAAGAGAGTTGGCTTTTAGATCAAGAGCGTACTGACTTATTAAATATCAAGAATGGAAAAATTGGAGAAACTGTAGAAAAACTACAAGGTGAATCCAAAGAAATTCAAAAATCTATTGATAAAGAGCAAGAGAAGATTGATAAATTAGAAGCAACAAATCAACAGTTAGCCAATATATATCTGAAAAACGTTGGTATTAACGAAGAAGGTAATAAAGGTTTATTAGCTTTAGATCAATCTATTATCAAGAACAATCAAGAAATAGAAAAACTACTGCAAAAGAAGCAAAAGACCGGAGAATTAACTCAGGAAGAACAAAATCGGTTAACTAAGCTACAAGAAACCACTCAACAACAAGAGGAACAAAAGCTGAAGATTTTTGAAGAATTAGGTCTTTACAACAACATTAACTCCCTGTTGGATACCAAGCTCTCTAAGTTATCGCAAACAAAGCAAAGAAAGATTGAAGACTTAGCCAAAACGGCGGAAATCAAAGCAGAAGAAGGAAACATTGTAAAGCAGATACAAAATAAAAACAATAAGCTTTTAGAGACAAGGAAACAGTTAGTAAAAAATTTAGAAAAAGAAGGGGCAAACAAGCAAGAAATCAGGAATCAAATCTCTGAACTTGATACTAAGATTGGCAAAAATGACGACGTGCTTGTAAAGATTCTTAAAGAAGCTGACTTGTGGGATGAAGTTAAAGATGAAATAAACCTAGGCTCTAAAGCGATTGATAATCAAGGCGGGAAGATCGACAATAACAACAAAAAAACAGATGCAGGAATTAAAAAAGAAGAAAAGAGAACCAAAGAAGCTAGTAAAGACGTTACTAAAGAAGTTAAGGTCACAGACATGCGTACCATTTACGACCTAAATAAACGCGCGATAGAAATGATTAAAAAGCCTGTCAAAGTAGATGATAAGGGGTCTATTGCGAGTTTAAACAAAAAAGCAGAAAACCCTGTTACTAAAGTTATTAATTTTGTGGGCAAGGGATTAAGTAAGCTAAAGTTTTGGGCAAAAGGTACACCACCAAGCGGGCACCCTGGAGGACATGCGGTGCTTGGGGACGGTAAAGGTTTTAATGCTGGCAGCGAGTTAGCGCGATTACCCAACGGTAAGATGTTTTTAAGTGCTGATAAACCTACGTTTTACCCTAACCTACCAAAGGGTACGCACGTATTACCTGCAAGAGAGACTAAGCGCATCTTAAAATCAGCACCAATGCGGTATGCGCAAGGTACTAAGAATTGGCAAAGTCTCGTAGAGCCAAGCAGACTAAGAAATAATGAGTTTATGGCATTGTTGGCTTTAAATGCTAAAGATAGTAAAACAACGGTTGAGGTTCCTATTCAAAATCCAAGTAGAAATGATAAAGACTACACCAAGGACTTACTAGATGCAACATTAGAGCAAAACAATATTCTAATGCAGATACTTGCTAAGGATAATAATGTGTATTTGGATAGTAGATCACTAGGTAGAGGCATAGAACCAACTGTAACAGAAATACAAAAAAGGAATAAGAGAGTGAGGGATAGTTTTGCCTAA
- a CDS encoding head fiber protein, whose translation MAYFIAKVSEAVEAYRLLNLTNTDTGAVLSIAKAGDTPEFHSTRKLTANENVSVNAAGKKSWQVEAGEAIKEGSFVDVGAGGTVVNATNGEGIGYVTNTVKVGQLANLVLASTGGGKGPKGDPGKKGDPGKSAYQIAVDNGFEGTEAEWLASLKGPKGEKGNPGEKGDPGPTQFTTEEVTKLKELIQPAGE comes from the coding sequence CGGTTGAAGCTTATAGGTTATTAAATCTAACAAACACCGATACCGGAGCAGTATTATCTATCGCCAAAGCTGGCGATACACCAGAATTTCACTCCACGAGAAAGTTAACAGCTAATGAAAACGTAAGTGTTAATGCTGCTGGGAAAAAATCATGGCAAGTTGAAGCAGGAGAAGCGATTAAAGAAGGTTCCTTTGTTGATGTAGGTGCAGGTGGGACTGTAGTTAACGCTACAAACGGAGAGGGAATTGGTTATGTTACTAATACCGTTAAAGTTGGTCAATTGGCAAATCTCGTATTAGCTTCCACTGGTGGAGGAAAAGGTCCAAAAGGTGACCCGGGGAAAAAAGGAGATCCTGGGAAGTCAGCGTATCAAATAGCGGTTGATAATGGTTTTGAAGGAACGGAAGCCGAGTGGTTGGCATCTTTGAAAGGTCCAAAAGGCGAAAAAGGAAATCCGGGCGAAAAAGGGGACCCGGGTCCTACGCAATTTACAACAGAAGAAGTAACCAAACTCAAAGAATTAATTCAACCAGCCGGAGAGTAG